In a genomic window of Rhopalosiphum maidis isolate BTI-1 chromosome 4, ASM367621v3, whole genome shotgun sequence:
- the LOC113554569 gene encoding tRNA pseudouridine(38/39) synthase isoform X1 yields the protein MSLEVDSHNYNPENLSHLTKEELISIILNLKEQNVKRKKLTRKMKPKRTIDFSKYHKRHVVFKLLYLGWDYHGFATQEDSEKTIEHELFRALTTCCLIESRQTSNYHRCGRTDKGVSSFSQAISLTVRSSGDDSNELPYCKMLNRLLPKDIRIVAWSPVKEDFSARFDCGSRTYKYWFPRGDLDVDLMNQALQHVVGTHDFRNLCKMDVANGVVQFYRRITRADIKICSENNQFLTNRGYDMCELTIVGKAFLWHQIRCIISVLILVGCGKENENIFKDLLNIENCPRKPQYCLASDLPLNLFDCQFENVNWIIEDESISEVITSLQCSWATHMIKATMLGEMLKNTETLAENKVNNQSNWLIQGVKSKIYQPLLKRPASASLENRIQYYTKKGKLKLECKEK from the exons atgtCACTTGAGGTAGATTCCCATAATTATAATCCTGAAAATCTTAGTCACCTAACTAAAGAG GAActcattagtataattttaaacctcAAAGAGCAGAATGTTAAGCGCAAGAAGCTGACTAGAAAAATGAAACCTAAAAGAACTATTGATTTCTCAaa gtaTCATAAAAGGCATGTggtctttaaattattatacttagggTGGGACTATCATGGATTTGCTACTCAAGAAGATTCTGAAAAGACTATTGAACATGAATTATTTCGTGCACTCACCACATGTTGTTTAATAGAAAGTCGTCAAACCTCAAATTACCATCGTTGTGGAAGAACTGATAAAGGTGTTAGTTCTTTTAGCCAG gcGATTTCTTTGACTGTAAGAAGTAGTGGTGATGATAGTAACGAATTACCCTATTGTAAAATGCTCAATAGATTATTACCGAAAGATATAAGGATAGTTGCCTGGAGTCCAGTTAAAGAAGATTTCAGTGCCCGGTTTGATTGTGGGTCtagaacatataaatattggttTCCACGAGGTGATCTTGATGTGGAT ttgatGAATCAAGCTCTACAGCATGTAGTTGGAACACATGATTTTCGTAACCTTTGTAAAATGGATGTTGCAAATGGtgttgtacaattttatagaAGGATTACAAGggctgatattaaaatatgttctgaaaataatcaatttttgacaaatagAGGTTATGACATGTGTGAACTGACCATTGTAGGTAAAGCATTTCTTTGGCACCAAATTCGATGTATAATATCAGTACTCATATTAGTTGGGTGTGGtaaagaaaatgaaaatatatttaaagacttATTGAACATTGAGAATTGTCCAAG GAAACCTCAGTATTGTTTAGCCAGTGACttaccattaaatttatttgattgccaatttgaaaatgtcaatTGGATTATTGAAGATGAGTCTATTTCGGAAGTCATTACTAGTCTACAATGTTCATGGGCCACACATATGatcaa AGCTACAATGTTGGgagaaatgttaaaaaacacTGAAACCTTAGCAGAAAACAAAGTTAACAATCAAAGCAATTGGTTAATACAAGGTgtcaaatctaaaatttatcaaCCACTCCTGAAGAGACCGGCTAgtg cGAGTTTAGAAAATCGGATTCAATACTACACAAAAAAAGGGAAGCTTAAATTAGAatgcaaagaaaaataa
- the LOC113554569 gene encoding tRNA pseudouridine(38/39) synthase isoform X2: protein MKPKRTIDFSKYHKRHVVFKLLYLGWDYHGFATQEDSEKTIEHELFRALTTCCLIESRQTSNYHRCGRTDKGVSSFSQAISLTVRSSGDDSNELPYCKMLNRLLPKDIRIVAWSPVKEDFSARFDCGSRTYKYWFPRGDLDVDLMNQALQHVVGTHDFRNLCKMDVANGVVQFYRRITRADIKICSENNQFLTNRGYDMCELTIVGKAFLWHQIRCIISVLILVGCGKENENIFKDLLNIENCPRKPQYCLASDLPLNLFDCQFENVNWIIEDESISEVITSLQCSWATHMIKATMLGEMLKNTETLAENKVNNQSNWLIQGVKSKIYQPLLKRPASASLENRIQYYTKKGKLKLECKEK from the exons ATGAAACCTAAAAGAACTATTGATTTCTCAaa gtaTCATAAAAGGCATGTggtctttaaattattatacttagggTGGGACTATCATGGATTTGCTACTCAAGAAGATTCTGAAAAGACTATTGAACATGAATTATTTCGTGCACTCACCACATGTTGTTTAATAGAAAGTCGTCAAACCTCAAATTACCATCGTTGTGGAAGAACTGATAAAGGTGTTAGTTCTTTTAGCCAG gcGATTTCTTTGACTGTAAGAAGTAGTGGTGATGATAGTAACGAATTACCCTATTGTAAAATGCTCAATAGATTATTACCGAAAGATATAAGGATAGTTGCCTGGAGTCCAGTTAAAGAAGATTTCAGTGCCCGGTTTGATTGTGGGTCtagaacatataaatattggttTCCACGAGGTGATCTTGATGTGGAT ttgatGAATCAAGCTCTACAGCATGTAGTTGGAACACATGATTTTCGTAACCTTTGTAAAATGGATGTTGCAAATGGtgttgtacaattttatagaAGGATTACAAGggctgatattaaaatatgttctgaaaataatcaatttttgacaaatagAGGTTATGACATGTGTGAACTGACCATTGTAGGTAAAGCATTTCTTTGGCACCAAATTCGATGTATAATATCAGTACTCATATTAGTTGGGTGTGGtaaagaaaatgaaaatatatttaaagacttATTGAACATTGAGAATTGTCCAAG GAAACCTCAGTATTGTTTAGCCAGTGACttaccattaaatttatttgattgccaatttgaaaatgtcaatTGGATTATTGAAGATGAGTCTATTTCGGAAGTCATTACTAGTCTACAATGTTCATGGGCCACACATATGatcaa AGCTACAATGTTGGgagaaatgttaaaaaacacTGAAACCTTAGCAGAAAACAAAGTTAACAATCAAAGCAATTGGTTAATACAAGGTgtcaaatctaaaatttatcaaCCACTCCTGAAGAGACCGGCTAgtg cGAGTTTAGAAAATCGGATTCAATACTACACAAAAAAAGGGAAGCTTAAATTAGAatgcaaagaaaaataa
- the LOC113554562 gene encoding lethal(2)neighbour of Tid protein-like, with product MWKKCIKTVKTHGSLENIKSYLFDPSYTSSIKWIVIAIELVLNLYIIQNVKYTEIDWKAYMQEVEGVVVNGTFDYGKLKGDTGPLVYPAGFVYVFSVLYYLTAFGKNIRVGQYIFMLLYLINIYLVFKIHERSKKVPPFVMLLQCFSSYRIHSIYVLRLFNDPIAVILLYLSIYMFLKNKWAIGSIVYSLAVSIKMNILLYSPVLLIAYITKFGIQGTIKHITYCALVQLLLGLPFLINNPINYIQGAFDLSRVFMYKWSVNWKFVPPNIFVSGYFHTLLLAIHLTVLLCFTATWIKYLNSYAKMKQIEHDLKPQLKKKKININMDISANLFLLPMFSANFIGIMFSRSLHYQFYVWYYHTLPFLLWSTPYGNKFRLIVLGLIEICWNTFPATAFSSALLHVCHCIILYGLHRYRYRYGSIKKNR from the coding sequence atgtggaaaaaatgtataaaaactgtaaaaactCACGGGTCGCTAGAAAACATAAAGTCTTACTTATTCGATCCTTCATACACGTCGTCGATCAAATGGATTGTGATTGCCATCGAACTTGTGCTAAACTTGTATATCATACAAAATGTCAAGTACACAGAAATCGACTGGAAGGCGTACATGCAAGAAGTAGAAGGCGTCGTGGTAAATGGTACATTTGATTATGGAAAACTGAAAGGAGACACCGGACCTTTGGTGTATCCAGCCGGGTTTGTGTATGTGTTCTCCGTGCTGTATTACTTGACCGCGTTTGGTAAGAACATCAGAGTTggccaatatatatttatgttactgTATTTGATTAACATATACTTGGTGTTCAAAATACATGAACGCAGTAAAAAAGTGCCACCGTTTGTTATGTTGTTACAATGCTTTTCTTCATATCGTATCCATTCTATATATGTGTTGCGACTGTTCAATGATCCAATTGCCGTAATACTGCTCTACCTGTCCATTTACATGTTTCTAAAGAATAAATGGGCGATTGGTAGCATAGTCTACAGTTTGGCCGTTTCCATCAAAATGAACATCCTGCTCTATTCCCCAGTACTATTAATAGCGTATATCACAAAATTTGGTATCCAAGGAACAATTAAACACATAACATATTGCGCTTTAGTACAGTTACTGTTGGGCTTAccgtttttaatcaataatcctataaactatatacagGGTGCATTCGACTTATCTAGAGtctttatgtataaatggtCAGTGAATTGGAAATTTGTCCCACCTAACATTTTTGTGAGTGGATATTTTCACACACTATTACTGGCCATACACCTCACAGTTTTGTTGTGTTTCACCGCAACttggataaaatatttgaactccTATGCCAAAATGAAACAAATCGAACACGACTTAAAACCTCAGCtgaagaaaaagaaaatcaaCATCAACATGGATATCAgcgcaaatttatttttgttacccATGTTTTCAGCCAATTTTATCGGGATAATGTTCAGCCGCTCATTACACTATCAATTTTACGTATGGTACTACCATACGTTGCCATTTTTGTTATGGTCAACACCTTATGGAAATAAGTTTAGGCTAATTGTACTAGGCCTCATAGAAATATGTTGGAATACATTTCCTGCAACAGCATTTAGCAGTGCTCTACTACATGTTTGCCATTGTATTATTCTGTATGGATTACATAGGTACAGATATAGATATggatctataaaaaaaaataggtag